TGCCAAATGGTGTCAGTCTGCCACTGGCTTTCACAGCACGTTTCACACTGGAGGTTGTGGGTAAAGGACCAAGAATACATTAGGCAAAGCTGTTGAAGCATATGGCACATTTTGAAATGCACATGGTGCTTTGATTAATTAGAAATTAGGCAGTTTAattgttttcttcttattttgatcacaattcaatttaatctattgtatcttttttaaaaagtgttgttttcctttcattattattaaccccggatttttttttcttgcttcacTGCTTCATGTCGAGGTGCAATCAAGGGCACACAAACATCATGAGACGTTTCTGATCTTAGTGTTTCTCCCCAAACAGGAATTTGAACTGGTGACTGGTCTGTTTTTTAGACCTTCAAGCTACTTTGATGCTGTAATCGATACATAATGGTATAATGCTCCTTCCCCTCAAACCatcttctcctctttcttccttcccactcgCTCATGTTTGTATTCACTCAGTAAGTCATGTGGTTAGAAACTGTCTCTGAAGCAGACAGCCTGGAATGTGCAGCtgttttacagtatttagtAAGATAAAAATCTCACTCGTTATCCATCATCCACAATGTAGCAAAGATAAATGTCTACACATAAACATTTGTATATTTTGATGTGCACAGAAAGGCTTaaaaatatgttattttttCAGTATATAACAGTAAGAAGGTCACTTAGAGCTATAGATTTTCCAGTGTCAACTGATTTGCTATTCTCTTATTGAGTAGGATTTTGAAAGAGTATTTTGTGGAAAATGTAATTTGGCTATGtttgtacacacaaacaaagaattTGACTCTGGTTCATACAGGaatataactgaaataaaacCAGTTGGAAACCAGTTAAGTTTAGTAGCCTGTAACAAAAAAAGGCATCAGAGATGAGTTTTTGCTCTCTGGTGCAGATTGATTCCAAAGTGCTGGCAGTCTGGTTGCATTTATTACTTAAATAGTAATTATTTGAAAACCTTAACTGTAGTTAGTCAAAGTAAGATCACAATTATCTAGAGACAGTTTGCCTCCAGCCACGTGACCTTGCAGTCAAAGCAGTCACACTCTTAATCTCTGGCCAACTAGTTGGTCACTCCAGCTACTTGCAATTGGTTGCTTACGGCAAAAACAATTCAGTCCAGTCACCGGGCAAAGACGTTGTGATCCTATGTACTATAGTGTGACTTAGCCCTTATGTTAATGTTTAAAGGTCTGCATCCATTAAATAAATGCTCactgatttttctgtttctaaCACTTCTTTTCCCCACACAAAACCAACTCTGTCATTGTTTGGTGGCATTATTAAAATCTGCAGAATGTTTATCACAAACTGGCTAAAAGTAGGTGGCAAGGAGTCCACACAAGATGTTTAATTGAAGATAATTGAATAAACATAAACTAATCAAGCCACAGACATTAAAGAGGGTTAATGCAAGGTGAATTGGAAGTGAGACTGAACAGTTTATCTGAGCCAGCTTATTTAGCCTGTGAGGCCCAGATGAATGCATTAGCTGATGGCCCTGCCATATCAGCCATTTATCAGTAGAAGTGCTCACCCCATCCCACACCAACCCACACCCCCCACCTCTTAATAATCAAGATTCAACCTTGACACTGGAACTGAACTAAtcagaaataaaccaaaataacaGAAGGCAATATTGAaacatttgaatatttattattacacATAATACTGCTACAAACATGTACTActattgctgctgctgttgtgaaaatatatttttatcttgTACTTGTTGTAACTGCCGTACTGTATTTGTCTTTCCTGAATTCTTTTCCAGATCTCAGAGCAGTGACTGTCAACAACCATGAGCAGCGGAGTGAATATCAAAGTCATATCTCGGAGGCAGAGTGACGCAGGTGTCAGCTCCAGTCTGCCGTCACCTCGAAGCACAATGTCGGTCTCAAAGGCAGAGCCCAAAGAGCAATATAGTGGGCTCCCAAATCCCACAATGCAGTATCAGCACAGCGCAAAACGACGGCCTACATATTCTTCATTCTCTGGTTCTTCAGGAGCTGCAGAGTTGCTGAGAGGTGCCGCTTTAAAGAACAACCTGCTGCACCAAAAGACTAGCATGTATTCACATAGAAGCTCAGCAGCTGCAGGGCGAGCTGATGGAACCTGCTCAGCTTACAGCAGCCCTCAGATACCAAAGAGGGAAGTTCCACGCTCGAAAGACACATCAGACATCCGCAGCGACACGATAACCCAGAAAGCTTTGAGAGACCTTCAGTTAAGAAGAAACACTAACAAGAACTGGACCTTTGGAAAGTATCGTCAGAGGAGTGTGGACAATGCGCAAGAGGGTAACACTTTGCGACACCGCCCACCAAATCCTCAGGTAGGCTACGGAAGAGGACGTCTTCTTTATAGTAAAAATGCAAATGGAAATGAGATACCAGGAGTATCTTCAGCAGGAATAGAGAACTTCCAAAAAGAAGTGAGGAACATCTCCAACTATGAGCTGGAAGCTTCTGACAGGGAGCTTTTCAACAAATCAAAGTCTTCCCATCAAACATTCAACCTGCCACGCAGAGGGAGTGAGCCAGGAAAGGTCAACATGGCTGCTGTTGCTCCATTTAGATTCAGGTGAGGGCAGTGTTTCACCTTTTAAGATAGGAAGATATACAATAGATTGCAGTTTATTTCTAGGACACAGAGAAAATAATGCACACTCATAATGTCTCatactttttttattattcatggtCTTATTAAAAGAAAGACACCCGCCCCCCCCCTGCTCCCTGGTGTCTGTTTATACATATAGCCTCACTCTCTTGAATGCAGTATTCAGTGGTCAGAAGTTATGTCTAAACAGACATGGATTTAAACCACCGTTTGTTTGGTTGACccgtttgtttctttgtttgtttgttttttgtaggtTTAAGATTCACGAGGATACAGATACCTCCCTGGATGATCTCAGTGACTGCTCCTCTGACTCCATGGAGGTCTGTTGTGATGATCTAGGTGAGTCTTTTTGAAATCTTAATCTTTCTACTGGACACATCTGTTGTTATAAAGCAGTTGTTCTTAATGTGGGATCTTGCACCTCTAAGGAGTTACCAAATAACTTTGGAGGGTCATAGACTTTGGAATTTCTGTGATCTTTGCTGTTGTCAtatgaaatgtttaattattcTCATTCATATGagtaaataaatataagaaaaatcaACAACTCTTTTGTGGAAGTGGCATCAAATTTAAGGTAAAACTCATTAATCTTTTATCTGGTATTCCATTTCTCTCTTATGGTTTATTCTTTGCTCTTTGATATTCAGTTAAGGCAAACAAATCACCTCCAAATACATGAAACACTCACATGTGCTTTTAAATGGGTGCCAATATAAACCCAGTAAAATTGATGCTTAATGATAAAAAGGGTTAATTCAGGATGCTAAAAATGATGATGGATTTCCATCAGTCTTTGACTTTAAATCAAttcactcttcttcttttcactCTTTAAGTCTTTTCTAGTATTGTTATCCCCAAAGGACCTACTTAATTCATTacaaaaatgaactttttttcacttaaaactGAAAGGGTCAGGCAGtttatgcaaaaaaagaaggaaaacaagaaaaaaaccctgtttTTCCATTTGTATTATATGCATCGTGTAACACTCAAGTTTTTATATGGCTGACTGTTGACACTGAACTCAGTTCAGCTTGACAGTTGTTCTCACCAAACTGCCGCCAACTCGCAACAAAATCTTTATACTGCTTGTACCACCTGTTATGTTCATCAGGATTTCCTGAAGCacttcactttttctttgtgtgcatgtgggaaAACAGATTGCTGGCAGAGAGTACTTCTCTCAAATCGCACACCActgttaatgcagcactgttTATCAATGTTTTTGACATCTCTGATGTGCCATTACAATCAAATTTCCATTTTTTTGCATCCCTGctgtgtaaaacataaaaagttgAGTTATTTTTGCCTCAGCCCTGTTCCTCACACATCCTGTTGCTTGGACACTGTAATACAAACATGACGTGTGAACATAAACAGGCACAGtgtcttaaaatgttttgtatgGTCactatttcattgttttaaggGATACACTTTTCCAAATGAAGATTGAAGCAGTTACCAGCATGGCAGATCTGTTAAATCAAATTAGAGAGACTATTTTATTAAAGCTCTACTGTAAGTAAGTAATATTAATTAAGAGaaataaacagacatcacagaacaaaattattatttaaacccgCATGTTGTAAAACTGTTACACAGAAGcttctatattttatattttaatattaaacattGTTTTTAACCATTGTTGGAGATGGACCAACTTCTTTTAGAACTGTCACAATGAttaacagtaataaactggtcaaaaatgaaaaaccacTAATCTTTTCagacaacaacacacaaacaactaAAACTCAAAGTGTGAGCAACAGAGTGTGGAGCATTTAAAACGTGGACCCCACCATGATGTAATCGATTGTATCTGAACTCTTGAATTCTTGATTGTAATATTGTGGTTATTTAGTTTTGACCCAGTGTCAATGATGTTTAGAAAAGAGTATGAAGAGCATCAGCAAATTTAACTTGTTTGGGCAGTAAGTGGCATACATACACTATAGTGTTGAATCGCATGGCTGCAGATACCAGTTTATTTGTGTATCTTACATGCATGgagtctctgtctgtctgtgaactCCTACACAATCAAAAGCTGAACATCAAAACTTGGCACTTCGGTACATTTTAGACCCCTAAAGGTTCTTATTTTTATCAAATATGTtatcatgttgcctagcaaccacttATCAAAAGACTGAGGTGACCTATTTGTAATGTTTAGGCATTTATAATAACTTATAAAGGCATCATACTTAATTTCATAACAGCAACTAATTTATATCTGCAAAATATTTGAATTCTGCATGAAATAGCATGATGtcatcatgttgcctagcaaccacatATTAATGGGCTAAGATGGCGGCATTTATGAACCTGTAACACTTTATAAAGGCATTGCTTAATTTCAATTTCATGACAGTAACGTCTAATTTTTAGATCCACTAAATGATATTATGGTCTTATTTTTAGTAGATATTGTGACCATTATGTTGCTCAGCAACCGCCTACCAATGGACTAAAAGAGCCAATTTTTAGCATCTTTGCACCTGTAACAGCTTATGAAAGCATCatatcatttttccttttttgtctgGGTGTGGCCTTATTTTCAGCATGTTAAAATCCCATCATTTATAGCCAAAAATATATAGTGTGCTATATAGGACATATAATGAGCCCATCGCATTGCAGCCAACTAGCAATGAAccaaaattatatttatatagtatATCAGGACATGGGCTTGGACATGTATGAGTATTACTGGCATGAGTTGAATACAGAAATCAATAACTACAACTGGACTAGATTTAGTCTTGGTTGGGCAACTAGCTAACAGCAAGCGATATTGACTCAAATGAACAGACAGTGATGCCCTCTTTAATGATTGAGTTAGCAAAATTCATCCCAGTAAAACTGAATTTACAGGGATGCATTCAagtattttgaattagttatgttgtttatttctggaTCACCCAAATCACACAGACTTTGAAAATGGCCTCACATGAATGCCACGGGCTATTTGAAAACCCTTTAACTGACTTCTTAATTATCTTAATCACTTTGAGGGTTGAGAGCCTTCAGCCAGCCTCCTCTGGGAGAGACCAGACCAGCAACTGAGTGGTCCTCTGCCGAGGGTGGACAGATGCATGACTGAGAGACTGAGTGGTTTGATGGGAGGATCAGCTTTCACCTCCTGTCTGGGAGTTTCTCTTCTCCCCAGTGGAAAGACTTAGGGAACGCTTAAATTCATAGAGATGTGTCTTTGTAACCTGTCATATGTCTTCAGCTACATAGCTGGAAGATGAAGTACATGTGTAATACTGATGGTTCCATTCGGCAGAAATAACTGTTCAGTTAGAAAAGTTTCCGGATAGGAAGACTCACTACTTTACAAACAGCAAGTAGTAGACAAGACCATTTAACCTTTGCTATTGTGTCTTGCAGCTTGAGCTCATCAGTAGACTTTCATTcaggaaaaaaatcataatgTGAGAAGCCCTTAAGGCTTCTCACATTCCAGCTAACACAATGATTCCATTACATCTGTATTTAGAGACTCTTGCATCGCATTAGTTACCATATGACTTCAACACAATTTTTACATGTGCTTTTAATTCTATGCTTCGACCTACAGCTCTCTGCAAAAGGTACACTTGCACACATTATGTCAAGTCACATGGCAAAGAGGCTGTTCAAATCATCTTGGACAGATGGTTTCTAATGACTTTGGCTGTATGGTTGTTGTTTGATTGCTTGGATATGATTCTTGACAATATTTTGTGATCAATACGTttcaatatcaatatcaatttCAGTATAATATATGTTATCCCACCTATTTGTTTACATATGAAGCGGGAAAGTAGTTGTTGTTTAGATCATTTgcaacattgattttttttcacaaatcagACATGTGTTCTTTTTAGGCACACACATTTGTGTTTCATTAACTGGAAATGGCATTGGCACGAGTAAGTGGAATATGTAGTAAATCACTAGTTGATGGAGTGATGGGTGCTGCTTAAAAAATTTCAATATATTCTCCAGACTCAGCATGGCACAAACCATTACAAATAAACACTTTCAGAATGCAATAGGCCTTTTTCACATTCTTTCTGAAAGCCCAGTAATGTCCATGTGACTCTTTGTGGTTTTCCCCTTCATGCACATGTGTTGGTCTGCCTGATGTTCCTCAGTGCATTGCATCATAGCAGCTGAGCACCCCAAAAATGATTACACGTGCTGAAAAAGGGAAATGCACCACAGACACCTGTGTAGCTGTCCTGCCATAGAAgtatacttaggtcacttttgcaaaactcctcacacagtgagcacaacagaagtctatgtgggctaaactgaggatcagttatcattgttttggcacaaaatgctttcaatgactacatctctcaaatttcatgaattatcttctcactcagacacaacaactgccaaaaatctttgtacgtacaggacattttgcatgtacttacatactgttttcaaaactgttaaacttatggcccaaacaataacacaatgcaaaaactaaaaagacagcaaaatccaacagcaatattttattgaaacatattttaaatctaaaaatgcagtttaaccagccacagcttattctcattgtagatgaacatctacacaggtgttactccttcaatttttcaactcct
This DNA window, taken from Astatotilapia calliptera chromosome 5, fAstCal1.2, whole genome shotgun sequence, encodes the following:
- the LOC113022035 gene encoding uncharacterized protein LOC113022035, producing MSSGVNIKVISRRQSDAGVSSSLPSPRSTMSVSKAEPKEQYSGLPNPTMQYQHSAKRRPTYSSFSGSSGAAELLRGAALKNNLLHQKTSMYSHRSSAAAGRADGTCSAYSSPQIPKREVPRSKDTSDIRSDTITQKALRDLQLRRNTNKNWTFGKYRQRSVDNAQEGNTLRHRPPNPQVGYGRGRLLYSKNANGNEIPGVSSAGIENFQKEVRNISNYELEASDRELFNKSKSSHQTFNLPRRGSEPGKVNMAAVAPFRFRFKIHEDTDTSLDDLSDCSSDSMEVCCDDLGLRAFSQPPLGETRPATEWSSAEGGQMHD